The following are from one region of the Phycisphaeraceae bacterium genome:
- the flgC gene encoding flagellar basal body rod protein FlgC — MFGALDVSVSGLVAQRTRLSSIASNIANTDTILDEQGRVNPYQRRIVHFAPVGGEDPFGRASPRGVEVAEISHDPSPPRLVWDPSNPYAYRDGHEHAGYVPLPNIDSTTEQVNAILAQRAYEANLAAADATKTMMTQALRLLA, encoded by the coding sequence ATGTTCGGCGCATTGGATGTTTCGGTGAGCGGGCTGGTGGCGCAGAGGACGCGGCTGTCGTCGATCGCGTCGAACATCGCGAACACGGACACGATTCTGGACGAGCAGGGGCGGGTGAACCCGTACCAGCGCCGGATCGTGCACTTCGCGCCGGTGGGAGGGGAGGACCCCTTCGGCCGGGCGTCGCCGAGGGGTGTGGAGGTCGCGGAGATCTCGCACGACCCGTCCCCGCCGCGACTGGTGTGGGACCCTTCGAACCCGTACGCCTACCGGGACGGGCACGAGCACGCTGGGTATGTGCCCTTGCCGAACATCGACTCGACGACGGAGCAGGTGAACGCGATCCTGGCGCAGCGTGCGTACGAGGCAAATCTTGCCGCCGCGGACGCGACGAAGACGATGAT
- a CDS encoding right-handed parallel beta-helix repeat-containing protein, protein MHPLAPLLSLALAAAALAGPLDPPPGPVAPTMKPLSQVEPRIPIDSLPAVLSVSGSYYLTRSLVGVPGEVGILVRARHVTIDLNGFELRGAAGTLDAIRAIPGITDCTDLVVRNGSIHSWGGSGINSGCVFGATFEDLRIENNAGAGILASDFTTVSRAVLRSNGAAGLDLGVNARVSDITSTNNAQDGIGVGEHSIVTRAVIRDSGRIGLRAGERSIVSDITCSGSAAVGVRVETQSSVTRVVAFENGNTGIAINGRAVVTDSIAANNTGSGVLAFAGARIERCVLSNNSLAGITLNGPGTIVGNTLVDNPTGINLLGSRSRVEDNAITGGTTGIKTVAPDNLILRNSVLGATTPFDLAPGSKAGPISSEVIDHPWANFVQN, encoded by the coding sequence ATGCACCCCCTCGCCCCCCTGCTCTCGCTCGCCCTCGCCGCCGCGGCCCTCGCCGGGCCCCTCGACCCGCCCCCCGGGCCGGTCGCGCCGACGATGAAGCCCCTCTCCCAGGTCGAGCCGCGCATCCCCATCGACTCACTCCCCGCCGTCCTCTCGGTCAGCGGGTCGTACTACCTCACCCGCTCCCTCGTGGGCGTCCCGGGCGAGGTCGGCATCCTCGTGCGCGCGCGCCACGTCACCATCGACCTCAACGGCTTCGAACTCCGCGGCGCCGCCGGAACCCTCGACGCGATCCGCGCCATCCCGGGCATCACCGACTGCACCGACCTGGTCGTGCGCAACGGCTCGATCCACTCCTGGGGCGGCTCCGGCATCAACTCGGGCTGCGTCTTCGGCGCGACCTTCGAGGACCTGCGCATCGAGAACAACGCCGGCGCCGGCATCCTCGCCAGCGACTTCACCACCGTCTCGCGCGCCGTGCTCCGCTCCAACGGGGCCGCCGGCCTCGACCTGGGCGTCAACGCGCGCGTCTCCGACATCACCAGCACGAACAACGCCCAGGACGGCATCGGCGTGGGCGAGCACTCCATCGTCACCCGCGCCGTCATCCGCGACAGCGGGCGCATCGGCCTGCGCGCCGGCGAGCGCTCCATCGTCTCCGACATCACCTGCTCGGGCAGCGCCGCCGTCGGCGTACGCGTGGAAACCCAGAGCAGCGTGACCCGCGTCGTCGCCTTCGAGAACGGCAACACCGGCATCGCCATCAACGGGCGCGCCGTCGTCACCGACTCGATCGCCGCCAACAACACCGGCAGCGGCGTCCTGGCCTTCGCCGGCGCGCGCATCGAACGCTGCGTCCTCAGCAACAACTCCCTCGCCGGGATCACCCTCAACGGCCCCGGCACGATCGTCGGCAACACCCTCGTCGACAACCCCACCGGCATCAACCTCCTGGGCTCGCGCTCGCGCGTCGAAGACAACGCCATCACCGGCGGCACGACCGGCATCAAAACCGTCGCCCCCGACAACCTGATCCTGCGCAACAGCGTCCTGGGCGCGACGACCCCCTTCGACCTCGCGCCCGGCTCCAAGGCCGGCCCCATCAGCAGCGAGGTCATCGACCACCCCTGGGCCAACTTCGTCCAGAACTGA
- a CDS encoding RlmE family RNA methyltransferase, whose product MAKRVLHDRFFKQAKADGYLARSAYKLMEIDDKYRILRRGMFVLDLGAAPGSWTQVAAERIGDRGLIVALDIQPIRVTLKNSVTMLADVNEVTPDALLEHIRAAGGEKFDAIISDMAPNTSGHGDHFRSVRLCERALELANDVLREGGNLTMKVFEGEQYPDLLRETTRRFENCKGFKPNSSRDVSKEMFIVAAGFRGGRQQAQGTRRTGE is encoded by the coding sequence ATGGCCAAACGAGTCCTCCACGACCGCTTCTTCAAGCAGGCCAAGGCCGACGGCTACCTCGCGCGCTCCGCCTACAAACTCATGGAGATCGACGACAAGTACCGCATCCTGCGCCGCGGGATGTTCGTCCTCGACCTGGGCGCCGCGCCCGGATCATGGACGCAGGTCGCCGCCGAACGCATCGGCGATCGCGGCCTCATCGTCGCCCTCGACATCCAGCCCATCCGCGTCACGCTCAAGAACTCCGTCACGATGCTCGCCGATGTGAACGAGGTCACCCCCGACGCGCTCCTCGAACACATCCGGGCGGCCGGGGGCGAGAAGTTCGACGCCATCATCTCCGACATGGCCCCCAACACCTCGGGCCACGGCGACCACTTCCGCTCCGTCCGACTCTGCGAACGCGCCCTCGAACTCGCCAACGATGTCCTGCGCGAGGGCGGCAACCTCACCATGAAGGTCTTCGAGGGCGAGCAATACCCCGACCTCCTGCGCGAGACGACCCGACGCTTCGAGAACTGCAAGGGCTTCAAGCCCAACTCCTCGCGCGATGTCTCGAAGGAGATGTTCATCGTCGCCGCGGGGTTCAGGGGGGGAAGGCAGCAGGCACAAGGCACAAGGCGCACGGGGGAGTGA
- a CDS encoding bifunctional (p)ppGpp synthetase/guanosine-3',5'-bis(diphosphate) 3'-pyrophosphohydrolase, with the protein MRGDLWQKASAFAARAHEGSHRKDGATPYFSHVARVTITLAALMGVDDEECLAAALLHDTIEDTTTDFDDLAEHFGESIARDVAALSKDSRLPEPEREVAYDAQLERASWRAHAIKLADVYDNLSDTLAAGEGGKKVRKRVEIARRALAIARASEGRAEVARGIALVEGLIREAGSPDRA; encoded by the coding sequence ATGCGCGGCGATCTGTGGCAGAAAGCGTCGGCGTTCGCGGCGAGGGCGCACGAGGGGAGTCATCGCAAGGACGGCGCGACGCCGTACTTCTCGCATGTCGCGCGGGTGACGATCACGCTCGCGGCGCTGATGGGCGTGGACGACGAGGAGTGCCTGGCGGCGGCGCTGCTGCACGACACGATCGAGGACACGACGACGGACTTCGACGACCTGGCGGAGCATTTCGGCGAGTCGATCGCGCGGGATGTCGCGGCGTTGTCGAAGGACTCGCGACTGCCCGAGCCGGAGCGCGAGGTCGCGTACGACGCGCAACTGGAAAGGGCGTCGTGGCGTGCGCACGCGATCAAACTGGCGGACGTGTACGACAACCTGAGCGACACGCTCGCGGCGGGGGAGGGCGGGAAGAAGGTGCGCAAGCGCGTGGAGATCGCGCGGCGCGCGCTGGCGATCGCGAGGGCGTCCGAGGGGCGTGCGGAGGTGGCCCGGGGGATCGCGCTGGTCGAGGGGCTGATCCGCGAGGCGGGGAGCCCCGACCGGGCGTGA
- the ispF gene encoding 2-C-methyl-D-erythritol 2,4-cyclodiphosphate synthase, with amino-acid sequence MSMMRIGHGYDLHRLEPIAPAGAGRAFVLGGVPLEHDDRGWGPVGHSDGDALLHAVTDAILGALALPDIGQLFPDTDAKWEGAASRVFLERAVTDARERGWRVANVDCTVILERPKLSPVKNEIRANLARLLGVKVGAVNVKGKTHEKVDAVGEGRAVEVHVVVLLEHDGKERL; translated from the coding sequence GTGTCGATGATGCGCATCGGGCATGGGTACGACCTGCACCGGCTGGAGCCGATCGCCCCTGCCGGGGCTGGGCGGGCGTTTGTGCTGGGCGGGGTGCCTCTGGAGCACGACGACCGGGGTTGGGGGCCCGTGGGGCACTCGGACGGGGACGCGCTGCTGCACGCCGTCACCGACGCGATCCTGGGGGCGCTGGCGCTGCCCGACATCGGGCAGCTGTTCCCCGACACCGACGCGAAGTGGGAGGGGGCGGCGTCTCGGGTGTTCCTGGAGCGCGCGGTGACCGACGCGCGCGAGCGCGGGTGGCGCGTCGCGAATGTGGACTGCACGGTGATTCTGGAGCGCCCGAAACTCTCTCCAGTGAAGAACGAGATCCGCGCGAACCTGGCGCGACTGCTGGGCGTGAAGGTGGGCGCGGTCAATGTGAAGGGCAAGACCCACGAGAAGGTCGACGCGGTTGGCGAGGGGCGCGCCGTTGAGGTGCATGTCGTGGTCCTGCTCGAGCACGACGGCAAGGAGCGCCTGTGA
- a CDS encoding PhoH family protein, producing MAKRSNGKGSDRTTTEDGVQNTGGDRGKGPGRERTRRELLRKSTAGGSGATGVKTYVLDTNVLLHNPNALFVFQENTVVIPFAVLEELDNFKGENNDLGRNARQCIRHLDKLRESGHLTKGVAWAEVYPSSGETGVVRIDTAPLERPAPLRIESPDNRIISVAYALKERGERPVFVSKDINARIKADALGIDAEDFENQKVDADRLYTGYVALSAPADIIDELYRERMLPIKKLEGVATIDEDSDAFAFADPDEKDDDPSWKDRLASNQFVILKATEDETHTGLGRRLADTEHIVPVSAPRKPVFGIMARNVQQTMALDLLLDDDIKLITLLGTAGTGKTLLALAAGMTKVFQEERYERLLVARPIMPMGRDIGYLPGDKDEKLFAWMQPIFDNLEYLLSTRGSHMQLPESFSADMRIKKLIADGRLVLEPLTYIRGRSIPHQFMIVDEAQNLTPHEVKTIISRVGEGTRLILTGDIMQIDNPYLDASSNGLSYAVERMKGVGVVGHITLAKSERSDLASLATEKL from the coding sequence ATGGCGAAGCGTTCCAACGGCAAAGGGTCCGATCGCACCACCACGGAGGACGGCGTGCAGAACACCGGAGGGGATCGGGGGAAAGGCCCCGGGCGAGAGCGCACCAGGCGCGAGCTGCTGCGCAAATCCACGGCCGGGGGCTCCGGCGCCACGGGTGTGAAGACCTACGTGCTCGACACCAACGTGCTCCTGCACAACCCCAACGCGCTCTTCGTGTTCCAGGAGAACACGGTCGTCATCCCCTTCGCGGTGCTCGAGGAGCTCGACAACTTCAAGGGCGAGAACAACGATCTGGGGCGCAACGCGCGCCAGTGCATCCGGCACCTCGACAAGCTGCGCGAGAGCGGGCACCTGACCAAGGGCGTCGCGTGGGCCGAGGTCTATCCCTCCTCGGGCGAGACCGGCGTGGTGCGCATCGACACGGCGCCCCTCGAGCGACCGGCGCCCCTGCGGATCGAATCGCCCGACAACCGCATCATCAGCGTCGCGTACGCCCTCAAGGAGAGGGGCGAGCGCCCGGTGTTCGTGAGCAAGGACATCAACGCGCGCATCAAGGCCGACGCGCTGGGCATCGACGCCGAGGACTTCGAGAACCAGAAGGTCGACGCCGACCGGCTCTACACCGGGTATGTCGCCCTCAGCGCCCCGGCGGACATCATCGACGAGCTCTATCGCGAGCGGATGCTGCCCATCAAGAAGCTCGAGGGCGTCGCCACCATCGACGAGGACTCCGACGCGTTCGCGTTCGCAGACCCCGACGAGAAGGACGACGACCCCTCGTGGAAGGACCGGCTGGCGAGCAACCAGTTCGTGATCCTCAAGGCCACCGAGGACGAGACGCACACCGGGCTGGGCAGGCGCCTGGCGGACACCGAGCACATCGTGCCCGTGTCGGCGCCGCGCAAGCCGGTGTTCGGCATCATGGCGCGCAACGTGCAGCAGACGATGGCGCTCGATCTGCTTCTCGACGACGACATCAAACTCATCACGCTGCTGGGCACCGCCGGCACCGGCAAGACGCTGCTCGCGCTGGCCGCCGGCATGACCAAGGTCTTTCAGGAAGAGCGGTACGAGCGTCTGCTCGTGGCGCGCCCGATCATGCCCATGGGGCGCGATATCGGCTATCTGCCGGGCGACAAGGACGAGAAACTCTTCGCGTGGATGCAGCCGATCTTCGACAACCTCGAGTACCTGCTGAGCACGCGCGGCTCGCACATGCAGCTGCCCGAGAGTTTCTCGGCGGACATGCGCATCAAGAAACTGATCGCCGACGGGCGCCTTGTGCTCGAGCCCCTGACCTATATCCGAGGGCGTTCGATCCCGCACCAGTTCATGATTGTGGATGAGGCGCAGAACCTGACGCCGCACGAGGTGAAGACGATCATCTCGCGCGTGGGCGAGGGGACGCGCCTGATCCTGACGGGCGACATCATGCAGATCGACAACCCGTACCTGGACGCGAGCAGCAACGGCCTGAGTTACGCCGTCGAGCGGATGAAGGGCGTGGGCGTGGTCGGCCACATCACGCTGGCGAAGAGCGAGCGGAGCGACCTCGCGTCGCTGGCGACGGAGAAGTTGTGA
- a CDS encoding Nif3-like dinuclear metal center hexameric protein — protein MKVGDLTSALDAIAPPALAEPWDNVGLLVGDPDRDLEGPTLLTIDLTPSVLAEALSIEAGAIVAYHPPLFHPIKRITPENTRGRTLLRCLEAGIAIHSPHTALDAVDGGVTDWLADAVASTGDRRALVPAMNKDGAQTHKFVTFVPRDAVERVRMALASAGAGRIGEYDLCSFESEGTGTFQGSENSNPSVGARGQLERVAEVRLEMVCAGRAIPLLVETLRAFHPYEEPAYDAYELAGRPDRRVGAGRRITLDQSRTSEEIAHSVRDYLGVASVRLAEAPVVAGERVSRVGVCPGSGAELVDAAIAEGCQLFITGEMKHHELLATLSRGCSVILAGHTNTERGYLPRLASLLKERLPGVDARVSKADTLVWRPV, from the coding sequence ATGAAGGTCGGCGATCTCACCTCGGCGCTCGACGCGATCGCGCCCCCGGCGCTCGCGGAACCATGGGACAACGTGGGCCTGCTGGTCGGCGACCCCGACCGCGACCTCGAGGGCCCAACCCTCCTCACGATCGACCTGACGCCCTCGGTCCTCGCCGAGGCACTCTCGATCGAAGCGGGCGCGATCGTCGCCTATCACCCGCCCCTCTTCCACCCGATCAAGCGCATCACCCCCGAGAACACGCGTGGGCGCACCCTCCTGCGTTGCCTCGAAGCGGGGATCGCCATCCACTCGCCCCACACCGCCCTCGACGCCGTCGACGGCGGCGTGACCGACTGGCTCGCCGACGCTGTCGCGTCCACCGGCGACCGGCGCGCCCTCGTCCCGGCGATGAACAAGGACGGCGCCCAGACCCACAAGTTCGTCACCTTCGTCCCGCGCGACGCCGTCGAACGCGTGCGCATGGCCCTTGCCAGCGCCGGCGCAGGGCGCATCGGCGAGTACGACCTGTGCTCGTTCGAGTCCGAGGGAACCGGCACCTTTCAGGGCAGCGAGAACAGCAACCCAAGCGTCGGCGCACGAGGCCAGCTCGAGCGCGTCGCCGAGGTCCGGCTCGAGATGGTCTGCGCCGGGCGCGCCATCCCCCTGCTCGTCGAGACCCTGCGCGCGTTCCACCCCTACGAGGAACCGGCGTACGACGCGTACGAACTCGCCGGTCGCCCCGACCGGCGCGTCGGCGCGGGCCGGCGCATCACCCTCGACCAGTCGCGCACCTCCGAGGAAATCGCCCACAGCGTGCGCGACTACCTCGGAGTCGCGAGCGTGCGCCTGGCCGAAGCGCCCGTCGTCGCCGGCGAGCGTGTCTCACGCGTCGGCGTCTGCCCCGGCTCCGGCGCCGAACTGGTCGACGCCGCGATCGCCGAAGGATGCCAGCTCTTCATCACGGGCGAGATGAAGCACCACGAACTGCTCGCCACCCTCTCCCGAGGGTGCTCGGTCATCCTCGCGGGGCACACCAACACCGAGCGCGGCTACCTGCCACGACTCGCTTCGCTCCTCAAGGAACGCCTCCCGGGCGTCGACGCGCGCGTCAGCAAGGCCGACACCCTCGTCTGGCGACCCGTCTGA
- the ribB gene encoding 3,4-dihydroxy-2-butanone-4-phosphate synthase, translating into MPSDSPFSPIPEILDELRAGRMVVLTDDEDRENEGDLILPGQFVTPEAINFMLRVARGYLCLSLTGKDCDRLDLHAQSAVNTSVRGTPFTVSIDGHPRHGFTTGVSAAERAKTIRMMIDPAFGPDDFVRPGHINPLRAREGGVLVRTGQTEGSVDLSRLAGLHPSSVIIEIMRDDGEMARVPDLIKLCTQHNLKMCSVAQIIEHRLARESLIRRIDPREGTPIDTEFGRFTLIAYESVVDALPHLALIAGDIGDPDSSDAPTLVRMHRRDLLGDIFALTSGGEASTSSALRASMRAIQREGRGAIVYLRPEGAPDAIAAKQSLSQRLQRIRRSAYDPDAPDMSHPASPAGAMPMHNREFGIGGQILRDLGLTKLRVLTNHPRTMPGLDAFGLEVVEHVPLDA; encoded by the coding sequence ATGCCCTCCGACTCTCCCTTCTCTCCCATTCCCGAGATCCTCGACGAGCTGCGCGCCGGGCGCATGGTCGTGCTCACCGACGACGAGGACCGCGAGAACGAGGGAGACCTGATCCTCCCGGGACAGTTCGTCACCCCCGAGGCGATCAACTTCATGCTCCGCGTCGCGCGCGGGTACCTCTGCCTCTCACTCACCGGCAAGGACTGCGACCGCCTCGACCTCCACGCGCAGAGCGCCGTCAACACCTCGGTCCGCGGCACGCCCTTCACCGTCTCCATCGACGGGCACCCCAGACACGGCTTCACCACCGGCGTCTCCGCCGCCGAGCGCGCCAAGACCATCCGCATGATGATCGACCCGGCCTTCGGCCCCGACGATTTCGTGCGACCAGGGCACATCAACCCCCTTCGCGCACGCGAGGGAGGCGTGCTCGTGCGCACCGGCCAGACCGAGGGCTCCGTCGACCTCAGCCGCCTCGCAGGGCTGCACCCCTCGTCGGTCATCATCGAGATCATGCGCGACGACGGCGAGATGGCACGCGTCCCCGACCTCATCAAACTCTGCACACAGCACAACCTCAAGATGTGCTCGGTCGCGCAGATCATCGAGCACCGCCTCGCGCGCGAGAGTCTGATCCGGCGCATCGACCCGCGCGAGGGCACGCCGATCGACACCGAGTTCGGGCGCTTCACCCTCATCGCCTACGAGAGCGTCGTCGACGCCCTCCCCCACCTCGCGCTGATCGCGGGCGACATCGGCGACCCCGACTCATCGGACGCCCCGACGCTCGTGCGCATGCACCGGCGCGACCTGCTGGGCGACATCTTCGCGCTGACGAGCGGGGGCGAGGCATCCACCAGCAGCGCGCTCCGCGCGTCCATGCGCGCCATCCAGCGCGAGGGGCGCGGCGCCATCGTCTACCTCCGCCCCGAGGGCGCGCCCGACGCGATCGCCGCCAAGCAGTCGCTCTCGCAGCGCCTCCAACGCATCCGGCGCAGCGCGTACGACCCCGACGCGCCGGACATGTCGCACCCCGCGTCGCCCGCCGGCGCGATGCCCATGCACAACCGCGAGTTCGGCATCGGCGGCCAGATCCTGCGCGACCTGGGCCTCACGAAACTCCGCGTGCTCACCAACCACCCGCGCACCATGCCCGGGCTCGACGCGTTCGGCCTCGAGGTCGTCGAGCACGTCCCCCTCGACGCGTGA
- the hpnE gene encoding hydroxysqualene dehydroxylase HpnE, whose protein sequence is MTTPDVVIVGGGLAGLSAAVRLSAEGVRVLVLETRRKLGGRATSFTDPRTGETLDNCQHVAMGCCANYLDFCERVGVSDLLRWTETLHFVEEGGRESVVRPGKGALGMPAPAHTTWSFLRASFLTTDEKVAVARGMIAALRADRLAERSRTFGEWLAAHSQPRGAVEKFWAPVVVSACNLTPSRVAASSAIHVFQEGFLARADASRIALASGPLVELYDPAERAIVERGGEVRLGASVVGVDERGVTLAGGERVDAGRVILAVPAERAAGIASDELRARDPRFAMLARVEHSPIIGVHLALDREVMTQPHAVLVSRETQWLFNKGGAPDGGQRLHAVISAADAWVDLSEAEIVERVLRDLRACFPTATDAQIVSARAVKEKRATFAATPGFEAARPAQSCEGSSLILAGDYTDTGWPATMEGAVRSGYLAAGAVMGKGRGWSLARSAAPSWLARALGGGGFRRSMGL, encoded by the coding sequence ATGACCACGCCCGATGTGGTGATCGTCGGGGGCGGGCTCGCGGGCCTGAGCGCGGCGGTCCGTCTGAGCGCCGAGGGAGTGCGCGTGCTCGTGCTCGAGACACGGCGGAAACTCGGGGGGCGCGCGACATCGTTCACCGACCCGCGCACCGGCGAGACGCTCGACAACTGCCAGCATGTGGCGATGGGGTGCTGCGCGAACTACCTGGATTTCTGCGAGCGCGTGGGCGTGTCTGACCTGCTGCGATGGACCGAGACGCTGCACTTCGTCGAAGAGGGCGGGCGCGAGAGCGTGGTCCGGCCCGGGAAGGGCGCGCTCGGGATGCCGGCGCCTGCCCACACGACCTGGTCGTTCCTGCGTGCTTCCTTTCTGACGACGGACGAGAAGGTCGCTGTCGCGCGGGGGATGATCGCGGCCCTGCGCGCGGACCGGCTGGCGGAGCGGTCGCGGACCTTCGGCGAATGGCTCGCGGCGCATTCGCAGCCGCGCGGCGCGGTCGAGAAGTTCTGGGCGCCGGTGGTGGTCAGCGCGTGTAACCTGACGCCGTCGCGGGTCGCGGCGAGCAGCGCGATCCATGTGTTTCAGGAGGGCTTTCTCGCGCGCGCCGACGCGTCGCGCATCGCGCTGGCGTCGGGGCCTCTCGTCGAGTTGTACGACCCGGCGGAGCGAGCGATCGTCGAACGCGGGGGCGAGGTCCGGCTCGGCGCGAGCGTCGTGGGCGTGGACGAGCGCGGCGTGACGCTCGCTGGCGGCGAACGCGTCGACGCGGGGCGCGTGATCCTCGCGGTTCCCGCCGAGCGGGCGGCGGGGATCGCGTCGGACGAACTCCGCGCGCGCGATCCGCGTTTCGCGATGCTCGCGCGCGTCGAGCACAGCCCGATCATCGGCGTGCATCTGGCGCTCGATCGCGAAGTCATGACGCAGCCCCACGCGGTGCTGGTGTCCCGAGAAACGCAGTGGCTGTTCAACAAGGGCGGGGCGCCCGATGGAGGCCAACGCCTGCACGCGGTGATCAGCGCCGCCGACGCGTGGGTTGATCTCAGCGAAGCGGAGATCGTCGAGCGGGTGCTGCGCGATCTTCGCGCGTGCTTCCCCACGGCGACGGACGCGCAGATCGTTTCGGCTCGCGCGGTGAAGGAGAAGCGGGCGACTTTCGCCGCGACGCCCGGGTTCGAAGCGGCCCGGCCGGCGCAGTCGTGCGAGGGATCCTCGCTGATTCTCGCGGGTGACTACACGGACACCGGCTGGCCGGCGACGATGGAGGGCGCGGTGCGCAGCGGGTATCTCGCCGCCGGAGCCGTGATGGGCAAGGGGCGCGGCTGGTCTCTGGCGCGATCGGCGGCGCCCTCGTGGCTGGCGCGCGCGCTGGGCGGCGGGGGGTTCAGGCGTTCGATGGGGCTCTGA
- a CDS encoding squalene/phytoene synthase family protein produces the protein MSIDPSPILTERPPAPGAGSPAVPGLDAARRLASTHYENFHVLSRFVPAGLRDDFAAVYAFCRGADDIADDAPPTDEGRAQALAELARWHALVEEAHASARDERDAPPDDPIFGPLAETMRRRALDAAPFHDLLDAFEQDQRVTRYETWEQVLDYCARSANPVGRIVLAMIDSVAPLPSGGRGALSERDAMLRMSDAVCTALQLANFWQDVRRDLDERDRVYLPSVETGLDAQTLRRWKDTPDDASARVAYIRAMRPLVRRTREMFAQGEALPRMIPDADLSRVVRLFIAGGERTLDKIERIGCATLWSRPSLTKAEKAGILLRTRLAPGTTSNGNGEPVFVRVALEKCASVTRREARNFYYGLRLTPGRRRSALYAVYAWMRDADDDADEDDRAVPTREVAMARIERRRSRLRALVERDCLESAHASWVGLAWAMREFPVDAGDLFGLLEGLEEDANHAGYESRDGLERYCERVASTVGRVCVAIWGTVPGADAKGVREKATSRGVAFQLSNILRDIRRDFLAGRVYVPREDLARHGLSAQALAEWSKPDGCAALVRDLAAWARREFEASEGLEAMIDPACAPSMRAMTEIYSGVLGMLEREPMLAACEPRASLPAWRKVAIMLHARGGRA, from the coding sequence GTGTCGATCGACCCCTCGCCCATCCTGACGGAGCGCCCGCCCGCCCCCGGCGCGGGTTCACCGGCCGTTCCCGGCCTGGACGCTGCGCGCCGGCTGGCGTCGACGCACTACGAGAACTTCCATGTGCTGTCGCGGTTCGTGCCCGCGGGTCTGCGCGACGACTTCGCGGCGGTCTACGCGTTCTGCAGGGGGGCGGACGACATCGCCGACGATGCGCCGCCGACCGATGAGGGGCGCGCGCAGGCCCTCGCGGAGCTGGCGCGATGGCACGCCCTGGTGGAAGAGGCGCACGCGTCTGCGCGCGACGAGCGCGACGCGCCCCCCGATGACCCGATATTCGGGCCGCTCGCCGAGACGATGCGCCGGCGGGCCCTCGACGCCGCGCCGTTCCACGATCTGCTCGACGCGTTCGAGCAGGACCAGCGCGTGACGCGCTACGAGACATGGGAGCAGGTGCTCGACTATTGCGCGCGCAGCGCGAACCCGGTGGGCAGGATCGTGCTGGCGATGATCGATTCGGTCGCTCCGCTGCCCTCGGGCGGGCGAGGCGCCCTGAGCGAGCGTGACGCGATGCTGCGGATGTCCGACGCGGTCTGCACGGCGCTGCAGCTGGCGAACTTCTGGCAGGATGTGCGGCGAGACCTCGACGAGCGTGATCGGGTGTACCTGCCGAGCGTCGAGACGGGCCTCGACGCCCAGACGCTTCGGCGGTGGAAGGACACACCCGACGACGCGTCGGCGCGCGTGGCGTATATCCGAGCGATGCGCCCGCTGGTGCGCCGGACGAGGGAGATGTTTGCGCAGGGTGAGGCGCTGCCGCGGATGATCCCGGACGCGGACCTGTCGCGCGTGGTGCGCCTGTTCATCGCTGGCGGCGAGCGGACGCTGGACAAGATCGAGCGGATCGGCTGCGCAACGCTGTGGTCGAGGCCCTCCCTCACGAAGGCGGAGAAGGCGGGCATCCTGCTGCGAACGCGTCTCGCGCCTGGGACGACATCGAACGGCAACGGCGAGCCGGTGTTCGTGCGTGTGGCGCTCGAGAAGTGCGCTTCGGTGACGCGGCGCGAGGCGCGGAACTTCTATTACGGGCTGCGCCTGACCCCCGGGCGGCGCCGGTCAGCGCTGTACGCGGTCTACGCGTGGATGCGCGATGCCGACGACGACGCGGATGAGGACGATCGCGCCGTGCCGACGCGCGAGGTCGCGATGGCCCGCATCGAGCGCCGGCGTTCGCGCCTGCGCGCGCTCGTGGAGCGAGATTGCCTCGAGAGCGCGCACGCGTCGTGGGTGGGGCTGGCGTGGGCGATGCGCGAGTTTCCTGTTGACGCCGGCGATCTGTTCGGGCTGCTGGAAGGGCTCGAGGAGGACGCGAACCACGCTGGGTACGAGTCTCGCGACGGGCTGGAGCGGTACTGCGAGCGCGTCGCGAGCACCGTGGGGCGGGTGTGCGTCGCGATCTGGGGGACGGTCCCGGGGGCGGACGCGAAGGGCGTGCGCGAGAAGGCGACGAGCCGCGGCGTGGCGTTCCAACTGTCGAACATCCTGCGCGATATCCGGCGCGATTTCCTCGCGGGGCGCGTGTACGTGCCCCGCGAGGACCTGGCTCGCCACGGCCTTTCGGCGCAGGCGCTGGCCGAGTGGTCGAAGCCCGATGGGTGCGCTGCGCTCGTGCGCGATCTGGCCGCCTGGGCGCGCCGGGAGTTCGAGGCGTCGGAGGGGCTCGAGGCGATGATCGACCCGGCGTGCGCCCCGTCGATGCGCGCGATGACCGAGATTTACTCGGGCGTGCTCGGCATGCTCGAGCGTGAGCCGATGCTGGCGGCGTGCGAGCCGCGCGCGTCGCTGCCGGCGTGGCGGAAGGTCGCGATCATGCTGCACGCGCGGGGCGGGCGCGCATGA